In Gopherus evgoodei ecotype Sinaloan lineage chromosome 21, rGopEvg1_v1.p, whole genome shotgun sequence, a single window of DNA contains:
- the LOC115638058 gene encoding ribonuclease-like — protein sequence MALRGPCPLLFLNLVLLVTGLAQIISPPDSYQNFVNEHVDFPKTRPPKGQSYCDHIMQCMCQNMAACKLTHTFIHAPASRLRTICNSRGRCNLYNECDSNAAYPVTSCWLNRPPRLPSCVYRGIPQIRRSRVACIWGLPMLFLRVVENPAPAMRLHKDIQRLPLSHRLTT from the exons ATGGCCCTGAGAGGACCTTGCCCTTTGCTCTTCCTGAACCTGGTCCTGCTGGTCACCGGCCTGGCCCAGATCATCAGCCCACCCGACAGCTACCAAAACTTTGTGAACGAACACGTTGATTTCCCCAAGACCAGACCCCCCAAGGGCCAGAGCTACTGCGACCACATCATGCAGTGCATGTGCCAgaacatggctgcctgcaaactCACCCACACCTTCATCCACGCCCCCGCCAGCCGACTCCGGACCATCTGCAATAGCAGAGGGAGATGCAACCTATACAATGAATGTGACAGCAACGCAGCCTACCCCGTCACCAGCTGCTGGCTGAACAGACCCCCCCGCCTACCAAGCTGTGTCTACAGGGGAATACCCCAGATCCGCAGGTCCCGCGTGGCCTGTATCTGGGGGCTGCCCATGCTCTTCCTCAGAGTTGTGGAGAACCCAG CGCCTGCCATGCGTCTCCACAAGGACATTCAGCGTCTCCCTTTATCCCACAGGCTGACAACTTGA